A window of Mycolicibacterium fluoranthenivorans contains these coding sequences:
- a CDS encoding DNA-directed RNA polymerase subunit alpha yields the protein MLISQRPTLSEDVLAENRSRFTIEPLEPGFGYTLGNSLRRTLLSSIPGAAVTSIRIDGVLHEFTTVPGVKEDVTDIILNLKGLVVSSEEDEPVTMYLRKQGPGAVTAGDIVPPAGVTVHNPEMHIATLNEKGKLEVELVVERGRGYVPAVQNKASGAEIGRIPVDSIYSPVLKVTYKVEATRVEQRTDFDKLILDVETKNSITPRDALASAGKTLVELFGLARELNVEAEGIEIGPSPAEADHIASFALPIDDLDLTVRSYNCLKREGVHTVGELVSRTESDLLDIRNFGQKSIDEVKIKLHQLGLSLKDSPATFDPSEVAGYDVATGTWTGDAGYDLDTDQDFAETEQL from the coding sequence ATGCTGATTTCTCAGCGACCCACACTGTCCGAGGACGTGCTGGCCGAAAACCGGTCCCGGTTCACCATCGAACCCCTGGAGCCCGGCTTCGGTTACACCCTCGGGAACTCGCTGCGGCGCACGCTGCTGTCGTCCATCCCGGGCGCGGCGGTCACCAGCATCCGCATCGACGGTGTGCTGCACGAGTTCACCACCGTTCCCGGGGTGAAGGAAGACGTCACCGACATCATCCTGAACCTCAAGGGCCTGGTCGTCTCCTCTGAGGAGGACGAGCCGGTCACCATGTACCTGCGCAAGCAGGGCCCCGGTGCGGTCACCGCCGGCGATATCGTGCCGCCGGCCGGTGTGACGGTGCACAACCCCGAAATGCACATCGCCACCCTCAACGAGAAGGGCAAGCTCGAGGTCGAGCTCGTCGTCGAGCGGGGACGTGGCTACGTGCCGGCCGTGCAGAACAAGGCTTCCGGTGCCGAGATCGGCCGGATCCCGGTGGATTCGATCTACTCACCCGTGCTCAAGGTGACCTACAAGGTCGAGGCCACCCGTGTCGAGCAGCGCACCGACTTCGACAAGCTCATCCTCGACGTCGAGACCAAGAACTCGATCACCCCGCGGGACGCGCTGGCCTCGGCCGGTAAGACCCTGGTCGAGCTGTTCGGTCTGGCTCGCGAGCTGAACGTCGAGGCCGAGGGCATCGAGATCGGCCCGTCGCCGGCCGAGGCCGATCACATCGCCAGCTTCGCGCTGCCGATCGACGACCTCGACCTGACGGTGCGCTCGTACAACTGCCTCAAGCGTGAGGGTGTGCACACCGTCGGCGAGCTGGTGTCTCGTACCGAGAGCGATCTGCTCGACATCCGTAACTTCGGCCAGAAGTCCATCGACGAGGTCAAGATCAAGCTGCATCAGCTGGGTCTCTCGCTCAAGGACAGCCCGGCCACCTTCGATCCGTCCGAGGTCGCCGGCTACGACGTGGCCACCGGCACCTGGACCGGTGACGCCGGCTACGACCTGGATACCGACCAGGACTTCGCCGAAACCGAACAACTCTAA
- the rpmJ gene encoding 50S ribosomal protein L36, whose protein sequence is MKVNPSVKPICDKCRVIRRHGRVMVICSDPRHKQRQG, encoded by the coding sequence GTGAAGGTGAACCCGAGCGTCAAGCCGATCTGCGACAAGTGCAGGGTGATCCGCCGGCATGGGCGGGTCATGGTGATCTGCTCTGATCCGCGGCACAAGCAGCGGCAGGGCTAG
- the rpsD gene encoding 30S ribosomal protein S4, protein MARYTGPATRKSRRLGVDLVGGDQSFEKRPYPPGQHGRARIKESEYRTQLQEKQKARFTYGVMEKQFRKYYEEANRKSGKTGENLLQILESRLDNVIYRAGLARTRRMARQLVSHGHFTVNGVKVNIPSYRVSQYDIIDIRDKSLNTLPFELSRATAGERPIPGWLQVVGERQRVLVHQLPERAQIQVPLTEQLIVEFYSK, encoded by the coding sequence ATGGCTCGTTATACCGGCCCCGCGACCCGCAAGTCGCGTCGCCTCGGCGTCGACCTCGTCGGCGGCGATCAGTCGTTCGAGAAGCGCCCCTACCCGCCCGGCCAGCACGGCCGCGCGCGGATCAAGGAGAGCGAATACCGCACCCAGCTGCAGGAGAAGCAGAAGGCTCGCTTCACCTACGGCGTCATGGAGAAGCAGTTCCGCAAGTACTACGAAGAGGCCAACCGCAAGTCTGGCAAGACCGGCGAGAACCTGCTGCAGATCCTGGAAAGCCGTCTGGACAACGTCATCTACCGGGCCGGGCTCGCCCGCACCCGCCGGATGGCTCGCCAGCTGGTCAGCCACGGCCACTTCACCGTCAACGGTGTGAAGGTCAACATCCCGAGCTACCGGGTGTCGCAGTACGACATCATCGACATTCGCGACAAGTCGCTGAACACCCTGCCGTTCGAGCTCTCGCGGGCCACCGCCGGCGAGCGTCCGATCCCGGGTTGGCTGCAGGTCGTCGGCGAACGGCAGCGCGTGCTGGTGCACCAGCTGCCCGAGCGGGCGCAGATCCAGGTGCCGCTCACCGAACAGCTCATCGTCGAGTTCTACTCGAAGTAA
- a CDS encoding FAD-dependent oxidoreductase — MTGPAPQPRKPVILSVDDDPAVSRAVARDLRRHYGERYRIVRAESGPDALETLHELKLRGDAVAVFVADYRMPQMSGIEFLESAMDLYPMARRVLLTAYADTTAAIDAINVVDLDHYLLKPWDPPEEKLYPVIDGLLEAWHAVGDRAIPYTKVIGHQWNPRSWEVRQFLARNAYPFKAFTAEEPKGKQLLDAAGLDGRQLPVVITEEGTPLVEPTDSELADLLGLSTNPSLKMYDLAVIGGGPAGLAAAVYGASEGLNTVLIERATTGGQAGRSSRIENYLGFENGVSGIELTTTARRQAERFGAEVITTRKAVKLQAGEVGTARTISFEDHSTIGARAVILATGVEYRELSVTGCSASDDANLIGKGVYYGASVSDASECAGEDVYIVGGANSAGQAAMFMSKQANSVTLLVRGPSLEASMSYYLIQQIEQTPNISVRTCTEVVGTTSRDDHLVGLTLEDRRTGERDEVPSTRLCCFIGATPRTKWLDGVVARDDHGFILTGPDLRDVVGWTLDRPPHHLETSVPGVFVAGDVRAESAKRVAAAVGEGSMAVMLVHRYLAEA, encoded by the coding sequence ATGACTGGACCCGCGCCCCAGCCCCGCAAACCCGTAATTCTCAGCGTCGACGACGACCCTGCCGTGTCCCGTGCCGTGGCCCGCGATCTGCGCCGCCACTACGGCGAGCGGTACCGCATCGTCCGTGCCGAATCCGGCCCGGACGCCCTGGAAACGCTGCACGAACTCAAGCTACGCGGCGACGCCGTCGCGGTGTTCGTCGCCGACTACCGGATGCCGCAGATGAGCGGTATCGAGTTCCTCGAATCCGCGATGGACCTCTACCCGATGGCCCGGCGGGTCCTGCTGACCGCCTACGCCGACACCACCGCCGCGATCGACGCCATCAACGTCGTCGACCTGGACCATTACCTGCTCAAGCCGTGGGATCCACCCGAGGAGAAGCTGTACCCGGTGATCGACGGGCTCCTGGAGGCCTGGCACGCCGTCGGCGACCGCGCCATCCCGTACACCAAGGTGATCGGCCACCAGTGGAATCCGCGGTCCTGGGAGGTGCGTCAGTTCCTGGCCCGCAACGCGTACCCGTTCAAAGCCTTCACGGCCGAGGAGCCCAAGGGCAAACAGCTGCTCGACGCCGCCGGCCTGGACGGCAGGCAGCTTCCGGTGGTCATCACCGAGGAAGGCACCCCGCTCGTCGAGCCGACCGACTCCGAACTGGCCGACCTGCTGGGCTTGTCCACCAACCCGTCACTGAAGATGTACGACCTGGCGGTCATCGGCGGCGGACCCGCCGGCCTGGCGGCCGCGGTCTACGGCGCCTCCGAGGGGCTCAACACCGTGCTCATCGAACGAGCGACCACCGGCGGCCAGGCAGGTCGCAGTTCCCGCATCGAGAACTATCTCGGATTCGAGAACGGTGTCTCCGGAATCGAGCTCACCACCACGGCGCGGCGCCAGGCCGAACGGTTCGGCGCCGAGGTGATCACCACCCGCAAGGCGGTCAAGTTGCAGGCCGGCGAGGTCGGCACCGCCCGCACGATCTCGTTCGAGGACCACAGCACCATCGGCGCCCGCGCCGTCATCCTCGCCACCGGCGTGGAATACCGCGAACTCTCGGTGACCGGCTGTTCGGCCTCCGACGACGCCAATCTCATCGGCAAGGGCGTCTACTACGGCGCCTCGGTGTCGGATGCCTCGGAGTGCGCCGGTGAGGACGTGTACATCGTCGGCGGCGCCAACTCGGCCGGTCAGGCCGCGATGTTCATGTCCAAGCAGGCCAACTCGGTGACGCTGCTGGTGCGTGGGCCGTCGCTGGAAGCGTCGATGTCCTACTACCTGATCCAGCAGATCGAGCAGACCCCCAACATCAGCGTCCGGACCTGCACCGAGGTGGTCGGCACCACCAGCCGGGACGACCATCTGGTCGGGCTGACGCTGGAGGACCGACGCACCGGCGAACGCGACGAGGTGCCCTCCACCCGGCTGTGCTGCTTCATCGGCGCGACGCCGCGCACCAAGTGGCTCGACGGCGTCGTGGCCCGTGACGACCACGGTTTCATCTTGACCGGACCTGATCTCCGCGACGTCGTCGGCTGGACCTTGGATCGTCCGCCACACCATTTGGAAACAAGTGTGCCCGGTGTGTTTGTTGCAGGGGATGTACGTGCCGAATCCGCCAAGCGGGTGGCGGCCGCCGTCGGCGAAGGGTCGATGGCGGTGATGCTCGTGCACCGCTACCTGGCAGAAGCGTGA
- the rpsM gene encoding 30S ribosomal protein S13, with protein sequence MARLMGVDLPRDKRMEIALTYIYGIGRTRSQEILDATGIDRNQRSKDLTDDQVSTLREFIEANLKVEGDLRREVQADIRRKIEIGCYQGLRHRRGLPVRGQRTKTNARTRKGPKRTIAGKKKAR encoded by the coding sequence ATGGCACGTCTCATGGGCGTTGACCTCCCGCGCGACAAACGCATGGAGATCGCGCTGACCTATATCTACGGCATCGGCCGTACCCGCTCCCAGGAGATCCTGGACGCCACCGGTATCGACCGGAACCAGCGCAGCAAGGACCTGACCGACGATCAGGTCAGCACGCTCCGCGAATTCATCGAAGCCAACCTGAAGGTGGAGGGTGACCTGCGCCGCGAGGTTCAGGCAGACATCCGCCGCAAGATCGAGATCGGCTGCTACCAGGGCCTGCGCCACCGTCGCGGCCTGCCGGTGCGTGGTCAGCGGACCAAGACCAATGCGCGTACCCGCAAGGGTCCCAAGCGCACCATCGCCGGCAAGAAGAAGGCCAGGTAA
- the rplQ gene encoding 50S ribosomal protein L17, translating into MPKPTKGARLGGSSSHQAAILANLATSLFEHGRIKTTEPKARALRPYAEKLITHAKKGSLHNRREVLKKIRDKDVVHTLFAEIGPFFADREGGYTRIIKVENRKGDNAPMAVIELVREKTVTSEANRARRSRAGGDIESGADAAQKAAAAEAPVAEETPVVEAEVADEAIADAQTAEAADDVVEDAAPAEDTAGSEDEAK; encoded by the coding sequence ATGCCCAAGCCCACCAAGGGTGCTCGTCTCGGCGGGTCGTCCTCGCACCAGGCGGCGATCCTGGCCAACCTGGCCACGTCGCTGTTCGAGCACGGCCGCATCAAGACCACCGAGCCGAAGGCACGGGCATTGCGTCCGTACGCCGAGAAGCTGATCACCCACGCCAAGAAGGGCTCGCTGCACAACCGGCGTGAGGTGCTCAAGAAGATCCGCGACAAGGATGTGGTGCACACCCTGTTCGCCGAGATCGGACCCTTCTTCGCGGACCGCGAGGGCGGCTACACCCGCATCATCAAGGTCGAGAACCGTAAGGGCGACAACGCGCCCATGGCGGTCATCGAACTGGTGCGGGAGAAGACGGTGACCTCTGAGGCCAACCGTGCTCGCCGGAGCCGCGCCGGCGGCGACATCGAGTCGGGTGCCGACGCCGCTCAGAAGGCGGCGGCCGCCGAGGCCCCCGTGGCCGAGGAGACCCCGGTGGTCGAGGCTGAGGTCGCCGATGAGGCGATCGCCGATGCCCAGACCGCTGAGGCTGCCGACGACGTCGTCGAGGACGCGGCACCGGCTGAGGACACCGCCGGCTCCGAGGATGAAGCCAAGTAA
- a CDS encoding ATP-binding protein → MGETCVRDELRTLFLFEHLSDEQLDTLCQAGTIETFPAGPIVTEGEQASCFYVLIDGELIMSKRSGGVDIQTNRTSQRGVYFGAWSAYIPGEEHVYQASVRLVEPSRVFVLDANAFAAFMRAQFPMAVHLLEGHLVGGRRQSQIIGQREKLLALGTITAGLTHQLNNPAAATARAVADLREGVGKMRHKLAMLADGKFSPEALRMLVTIQDEVAEQVAKNKGLELTALETSDREDQIGEWLEDRDIVGAWDYAPTFVEAGLDIDWLERISAFCEDADVTASLQGALGWLKYTIDTELRMNEIAEASRRISALLAGAKQYSQMDRGSYQRADVHELLRSTIMMFGDKIGHQGKPITLVKDLDKSLPELQCYPGDLNQVWTNIIDNALQAMDGHGTLTLRTARESDQMIRVEICDDGPGIPEDIIGRIFTPFFTTKPFGEGTGLGLDLAWRIVVEKHAGDMRVVSEPGNTRFIVCLPLVAPRPAEADPAE, encoded by the coding sequence ATGGGTGAAACCTGTGTGCGCGACGAACTGCGGACACTGTTCCTGTTCGAGCACCTGTCCGACGAACAGTTGGACACGTTGTGCCAGGCCGGCACCATCGAGACGTTCCCGGCGGGCCCGATCGTCACCGAAGGCGAACAGGCCAGCTGTTTCTATGTGCTGATCGACGGTGAGCTGATCATGTCGAAACGCTCCGGCGGTGTCGACATCCAGACCAACCGCACCTCGCAGCGCGGTGTGTACTTCGGCGCCTGGTCGGCCTACATACCCGGCGAGGAGCACGTCTATCAGGCTTCGGTCCGTCTGGTCGAGCCGTCCCGGGTATTCGTGCTGGACGCGAACGCGTTCGCGGCCTTCATGCGGGCCCAGTTCCCGATGGCCGTGCATCTGCTCGAGGGCCACCTCGTCGGCGGCCGCCGGCAGAGCCAGATCATCGGCCAGCGCGAGAAGCTGCTGGCATTGGGCACCATCACCGCCGGCCTGACCCATCAGCTGAACAACCCGGCCGCCGCGACCGCCCGCGCGGTGGCCGATCTGCGTGAGGGTGTCGGCAAGATGCGGCACAAGCTGGCCATGCTGGCCGACGGCAAGTTCTCCCCCGAGGCGCTGCGGATGCTGGTGACCATCCAGGACGAGGTCGCCGAGCAGGTCGCCAAGAACAAGGGCCTGGAGCTCACCGCGCTGGAGACCTCCGATCGCGAGGATCAGATCGGTGAATGGCTGGAAGACCGCGATATCGTCGGCGCCTGGGACTACGCCCCCACCTTCGTCGAGGCGGGCCTGGACATCGACTGGCTGGAGCGGATCTCGGCGTTCTGTGAGGACGCGGATGTCACCGCCTCGCTGCAAGGCGCCCTGGGGTGGTTGAAGTACACCATCGACACCGAACTGCGGATGAACGAGATCGCCGAGGCCAGCCGGCGCATCTCGGCGCTGCTCGCCGGCGCCAAGCAGTACTCGCAGATGGACCGAGGCTCCTACCAGCGCGCCGATGTGCATGAGCTGCTGCGCAGCACCATCATGATGTTCGGCGACAAGATCGGCCATCAGGGCAAACCGATCACCCTGGTCAAGGACCTGGACAAGTCGCTACCCGAACTGCAGTGCTACCCGGGCGACCTCAACCAGGTCTGGACCAACATCATCGACAACGCCTTGCAGGCCATGGACGGACACGGCACGCTGACGCTGCGCACCGCCCGGGAAAGCGACCAGATGATCCGCGTCGAGATCTGCGACGACGGCCCCGGCATTCCCGAGGACATCATCGGCCGCATCTTCACCCCGTTCTTCACCACCAAGCCGTTCGGCGAGGGCACCGGGCTGGGCCTGGATCTCGCCTGGCGGATCGTCGTGGAGAAGCACGCCGGCGATATGCGGGTGGTATCCGAACCGGGCAACACCCGGTTCATCGTGTGCCTGCCGCTGGTGGCGCCCCGACCCGCCGAGGCCGATCCCGCCGAATAG
- the infA gene encoding translation initiation factor IF-1 codes for MAKKDGAIEVEGRVVEPLPNAMFRIELENGHKVLAHISGKMRQHYIRILPEDRVVVELSPYDLSRGRIVYRYK; via the coding sequence ATGGCCAAGAAAGACGGTGCCATCGAGGTCGAGGGTCGCGTGGTCGAACCCCTGCCCAATGCGATGTTCCGCATTGAGTTGGAGAACGGACACAAGGTCCTGGCCCACATCAGCGGCAAGATGCGGCAGCACTACATCCGCATCCTGCCCGAGGACCGCGTCGTGGTGGAGCTCTCTCCATACGACCTGTCCCGGGGCCGCATTGTGTACCGGTACAAGTAA
- a CDS encoding cutinase family protein translates to MVAAASAVGGLMLISATAPSTTLATANADPCPPVEVIFARGRNEAPGPGRLGQAFIDALRARVPKDIAVYGVNYPADTQIAAGANDTSRRIQYMADACPDTRLVVGGYSLGAVSATVALSATENGFGFKNPLPPGVDSHIAAVVLFGNFSHRAGAGNIAPVYRDRTFDACNGTDPICSDGFPQTLGEMQRDWPNHLQDGYIGSGLVDQAADFAAARVQ, encoded by the coding sequence ATGGTGGCGGCGGCGAGTGCCGTCGGCGGGCTGATGCTGATTTCCGCAACAGCGCCGTCGACGACACTGGCCACCGCGAACGCAGATCCGTGCCCGCCGGTGGAAGTCATCTTCGCCCGGGGTCGCAACGAGGCGCCCGGCCCCGGTCGGCTCGGACAGGCGTTCATCGACGCCTTGCGGGCCCGAGTGCCCAAAGACATCGCCGTGTACGGCGTGAACTACCCCGCCGACACCCAGATCGCCGCAGGCGCCAACGACACCAGCCGGCGTATCCAGTACATGGCAGATGCCTGCCCCGACACTCGCCTGGTCGTCGGCGGCTACTCGCTGGGTGCCGTATCGGCGACCGTGGCACTGTCGGCCACCGAGAATGGATTCGGTTTCAAGAACCCGCTACCGCCCGGCGTCGACAGCCATATCGCGGCGGTCGTACTCTTCGGGAATTTCAGTCACCGCGCGGGCGCGGGCAATATCGCTCCGGTATACCGGGACAGGACATTTGACGCGTGCAACGGCACCGATCCGATCTGCAGTGACGGATTCCCGCAGACGCTCGGCGAAATGCAGCGCGACTGGCCCAACCATTTGCAGGACGGCTATATCGGTTCGGGCCTGGTGGATCAGGCTGCCGATTTCGCCGCGGCGCGGGTGCAGTAA
- a CDS encoding cutinase family protein, whose amino-acid sequence MSRGRLRWYAAILAVVGGVLTVTAPVGVLPSASAAGCPDAELIFARGRMEPPGAGQIGNALATALRQKTKKNISLYSVNYPADTQIDLGANDMSRRIQATMANCPKTPIVLGGYSLGAAATDVVLAMPFPVLGFKLPLPATADPHIAAVALFGNGIQWVAPITQFNPAFQSRTIELCHGNDPICNPTDMENWQAYWPEHLAPGYIKAGMVNQAADFVAKKLR is encoded by the coding sequence ATGTCGAGAGGTCGACTTCGGTGGTATGCCGCAATTCTGGCCGTGGTCGGTGGGGTACTGACAGTGACGGCACCTGTCGGCGTTCTCCCGTCCGCGTCCGCCGCCGGCTGTCCGGACGCTGAACTGATCTTCGCCCGCGGCCGGATGGAACCGCCCGGTGCGGGGCAGATCGGCAATGCACTGGCGACCGCGCTGCGGCAGAAGACCAAGAAGAACATCTCGCTGTACTCGGTGAACTACCCGGCCGACACCCAGATCGATCTGGGCGCCAACGATATGAGCCGGCGTATTCAGGCGACCATGGCCAACTGCCCCAAGACGCCAATTGTGCTGGGCGGCTATTCACTCGGCGCCGCGGCCACCGATGTGGTGCTGGCTATGCCGTTTCCAGTGCTCGGATTCAAACTGCCACTACCGGCGACAGCGGATCCGCATATCGCCGCGGTCGCGTTGTTCGGCAACGGGATCCAATGGGTCGCACCGATCACACAGTTCAATCCCGCTTTCCAGAGCCGGACCATCGAGCTGTGCCATGGCAACGACCCGATCTGCAATCCGACGGATATGGAGAACTGGCAGGCCTATTGGCCCGAGCACCTCGCGCCCGGCTATATCAAAGCCGGCATGGTGAACCAGGCAGCCGATTTCGTCGCCAAGAAGCTGAGATAA
- the truA gene encoding tRNA pseudouridine(38-40) synthase TruA, producing MKPSNEVPNEPAIESDGGLVRSPVAPLAQDRSPVASLAPVRLRLQIAYDGTDFSGWATQSGHRTVAGVLEDALATVFRTPLVLYAAGRTDSGVHATGQVAHVDVPAEALGHAYPRTPRPQDPEFQPLVRRLCRFLPEDVRVLDIVRAPTGFDARFSALRRHYEYRLSTAVFGVIPQQARFITPWPRKLDVPAMAEASRVLVGLHDFAAFCRHRDGATTIRDLQRFDWHAEGDAVTAYVTADAFCWSMVRSLVGALLAVGEGRRDAAWCAGLLDASARSSAFAVAPARGLSLVGVDYPPDDQLEARILITRDLRTRPGAAETTGSAEEQPISRQEP from the coding sequence ATGAAGCCAAGTAACGAAGTGCCGAACGAGCCCGCCATCGAATCCGATGGCGGGCTTGTTCGTTCTCCCGTCGCTCCGCTCGCCCAGGATCGTTCTCCCGTCGCTTCGCTCGCCCCGGTGCGGCTGCGTCTCCAGATCGCTTACGACGGAACGGACTTCTCCGGCTGGGCCACTCAGTCCGGGCACCGCACCGTCGCCGGTGTGCTCGAGGACGCGTTGGCGACGGTGTTCCGCACTCCGCTGGTGTTGTACGCCGCGGGCCGCACCGACAGCGGAGTGCACGCCACCGGGCAGGTGGCGCATGTGGACGTCCCCGCTGAAGCGCTCGGTCACGCCTATCCACGTACCCCGCGGCCGCAGGACCCCGAGTTCCAGCCGCTGGTGCGCCGGCTGTGCCGGTTCCTGCCCGAGGATGTGCGGGTACTCGACATCGTCCGGGCTCCAACGGGATTCGACGCCCGGTTCTCCGCGTTGCGACGGCATTACGAATACCGGCTCAGCACCGCCGTATTCGGCGTGATCCCGCAACAGGCCCGGTTCATCACCCCGTGGCCGCGCAAGCTCGATGTCCCGGCCATGGCCGAGGCGTCCCGCGTGCTGGTGGGTTTGCACGATTTCGCCGCATTCTGCCGGCACCGCGACGGTGCCACCACCATTCGTGACCTTCAGCGATTCGACTGGCATGCCGAGGGCGACGCCGTCACCGCGTACGTCACCGCGGATGCGTTCTGCTGGTCGATGGTTCGGTCGTTGGTGGGGGCACTGCTCGCGGTCGGGGAGGGCCGCCGGGATGCCGCCTGGTGCGCGGGCCTGTTGGACGCTTCGGCACGTTCCAGCGCGTTCGCCGTGGCTCCTGCGCGCGGATTGTCACTTGTCGGCGTCGACTACCCACCCGACGATCAGCTGGAGGCGCGCATCCTCATCACCCGGGATCTGCGAACCCGGCCCGGGGCCGCCGAGACGACGGGTTCTGCTGAGGAACAGCCGATTAGCCGCCAAGAACCGTAG
- the rpsK gene encoding 30S ribosomal protein S11, whose amino-acid sequence MAQAKKGAPKKGAAKTRRREKKNIPHGAAHIKSTFNNTIVSITDPQGNVIAWASSGHVGFKGSRKSTPFAAQLAAENAARKAQEHGVKKVDVFVKGPGSGRETAIRSLQAAGLEVGAISDVTPQPHNGCRPPKRRRV is encoded by the coding sequence ATGGCACAAGCCAAGAAGGGCGCGCCCAAGAAGGGTGCCGCCAAGACCCGCCGCCGGGAAAAGAAGAACATCCCGCACGGCGCCGCGCACATCAAGAGCACGTTCAACAACACTATCGTCTCGATCACCGATCCGCAGGGCAACGTCATCGCCTGGGCATCCTCGGGCCACGTCGGCTTCAAGGGTTCGCGCAAGTCGACGCCGTTCGCCGCGCAGCTGGCCGCCGAGAACGCCGCCCGCAAGGCGCAGGAGCACGGCGTGAAGAAGGTCGACGTGTTCGTGAAGGGCCCGGGTTCGGGCCGCGAAACCGCGATCCGTTCTCTGCAGGCCGCAGGCCTGGAGGTCGGCGCGATCTCTGACGTCACACCGCAGCCGCACAACGGCTGCCGTCCGCCCAAGCGGCGCCGGGTCTAG
- a CDS encoding cutinase family protein, whose translation MTSDLVRRIGLATSAALVTAAAAIISPASVGSLASAHADGCPDIEVVFARGTNEDPGLGRIGNAFVSSLRSKVGGRSVGTYAVGYPASYDFLAAANGANDASGHVQWMMENCPNTRLVLGGYSQGAAVIDVISAVPFPAVGFNAPLPPNAPDHVAAIAVFGNPSAKIGLPMTSSPVWGARSIDLCNGGDPICGPGEDVEAHRAYTGGPTNQAAGFVAGLL comes from the coding sequence GTGACTTCTGATCTTGTTCGCCGCATCGGACTGGCCACCTCTGCCGCGCTGGTGACCGCAGCCGCGGCGATCATCTCCCCCGCATCGGTGGGCAGCCTGGCTTCGGCACACGCCGACGGGTGTCCCGATATCGAGGTGGTGTTCGCTCGCGGCACGAACGAAGATCCCGGTCTGGGCCGGATCGGCAACGCGTTCGTCAGCTCCCTGCGCAGCAAGGTCGGCGGGCGTTCGGTGGGGACGTACGCGGTCGGTTACCCGGCCAGCTACGACTTTCTGGCAGCCGCCAACGGCGCAAACGACGCCAGCGGCCACGTCCAGTGGATGATGGAAAACTGCCCCAACACGCGACTGGTGCTGGGTGGCTATTCCCAGGGCGCCGCGGTGATCGACGTCATCAGTGCCGTGCCGTTCCCCGCGGTCGGGTTCAACGCTCCCCTGCCGCCCAACGCACCGGATCATGTGGCAGCCATCGCCGTGTTCGGCAACCCCTCGGCCAAGATTGGCCTGCCGATGACGTCCAGCCCGGTCTGGGGCGCGCGGTCGATCGACCTGTGCAACGGCGGCGACCCGATCTGCGGCCCCGGCGAGGACGTCGAGGCGCACCGCGCCTACACCGGCGGCCCCACCAACCAGGCTGCGGGCTTCGTCGCCGGCCTACTCTAA